A region from the Cryomorphaceae bacterium genome encodes:
- a CDS encoding fatty acid hydroxylase, with translation MEHKPKPGAGQLFQNPALEFLTKTPAFIAYTLYPAVALFILYLGIVRNDFNIWMVLAVFAGGVLFWSFFEYIAHRYVFHWVSNMAGANRFVYTVHGIHHDYPKDKNRLIMPPLAWLTIVVAIHFLLRLVIGEWAFPFEAGMIIGYLGYIYVHYQVHTNNPPKFMKKLMIHHALHHYKYPNLAFGVSSTLWDHVFGTMPPNERPNIRNANNPNF, from the coding sequence ATGGAGCACAAGCCTAAACCCGGAGCAGGTCAGCTTTTTCAAAATCCGGCTCTTGAGTTCTTAACCAAAACTCCGGCTTTTATCGCATACACGCTTTATCCTGCCGTTGCGCTGTTCATTTTATACCTCGGTATTGTCCGAAATGATTTCAATATCTGGATGGTACTTGCTGTTTTTGCGGGTGGCGTGCTTTTCTGGAGTTTCTTTGAGTACATAGCCCACCGATACGTGTTTCACTGGGTATCCAACATGGCTGGAGCCAATCGCTTTGTGTACACTGTGCATGGTATACACCACGATTACCCGAAAGACAAGAACCGCCTCATCATGCCTCCTCTTGCATGGCTGACGATTGTGGTTGCCATCCACTTTCTTTTGCGACTGGTTATAGGTGAGTGGGCATTCCCCTTTGAAGCAGGGATGATCATCGGCTATCTGGGGTATATATACGTACACTATCAGGTGCACACCAACAACCCTCCCAAGTTCATGAAGAAGCTCATGATTCATCACGCGCTTCACCACTACAAGTACCCCAATCTGGCGTTTGGCGTGTCATCTACACTTTGGGACCACGTTTTTGGCACCATGCCACCGAACGAGCGCCCAAACATCCGCAACGCCAACAATCCCAATTTCTAA
- a CDS encoding T9SS C-terminal target domain-containing protein, giving the protein MKTKLSLPILLILLCSGFLQAQVIINEFSCSNLHFFQNGFGDYNDYIELYNNSPNPVDIGGHYLSDRFTNPMKWQIPAGTTIQPFGFMVFICSAKLPNEQWDGTYYHTNFRLTQTYQEDVVFCDPTGTIIDHYWMEHPTQMNHSRGRKTDGGPEWGIMVNPTPGAPNINVYDDYTQKPLIDIQAGFYTDEQTVTISTPEPNVVIRYTTNGTKPDATSPVYTGPLTIAATTTVRARAFPVGGSGGGATVFCDQNQGAGNQGFPSNPGCESTVCGADPFCCNNQWDGICGTAAITTPACLLCLSPANAVYCDEAQGNAGFPMHPACQTAICGADPFCCNNQWDGICANDAAGNPACVECSSNYDPGFGGGGGVANLFPGFTETNTYFIDEAFTFRTVSLSGQLGQWNAGGGGGWMNVNGNWHNHYDVCLEYFDENGTFITEQEGTLRRHGNDSWAYAQRGLRFHSRDQQGFSNSIYHPLFSMKDRPNYDVIIMRAGGSDNYPAFPGLPTVHFRDGFGQTAAQLAGTELDARTFEHQITFLNGQYWGVYELRERVDKDYTEYYYGQEERFVDLMKFWGGLEEQYGSSAAWFVLHNFITTNDMSVQINYDYVTTQLNPESFIDNFIVNTYFVNTDWLNWNVMWWRGTQGAGERWRYALWDIDNIFNLGQNYTGWSGTGPYVNTVCEAQNMFLNWSAANGHTAMYAAMLDNEGFFTQYLNRYADLLNTGLHCDTLVALLDDFEANMLPEMPRQIQRWGGNITQWQNRIQDIRDFICLRWEIVMQQIIDCFEDDYDISGPYDVTVVIIGPGNVQLNTVTITMGPWTGTYFGGLDMGLTAVPLPDSEFIQWEINNNFVGQNLLDHNLLLTLNSNDTIFAFFEWIDNPLPVEWLSFDGKIIDQHGELFWSTATEVNNSHFEVQRSEDARNFSTIGTVNAAGNSVNISSYQFTDRDELQGVHYYKIKQVDFDGSYDFSNTIALNYGLNEGSLLVAPNPNKGVFQLVNRSDQVLELILLTPLGQDLRTLTLQPYENQQVNIENASSGIYMLRYYQNGKIHHQKVAVN; this is encoded by the coding sequence GTGAAAACCAAGCTGTCGCTTCCCATCCTACTGATTCTTTTATGTAGCGGATTTCTGCAGGCGCAGGTCATCATCAATGAGTTCTCCTGCAGTAACCTGCACTTTTTTCAAAACGGATTTGGAGATTACAACGACTACATTGAACTGTACAACAATTCTCCCAACCCTGTTGATATCGGTGGACACTATCTCAGTGACCGTTTTACCAACCCCATGAAATGGCAGATCCCGGCCGGAACAACTATTCAACCATTTGGTTTTATGGTGTTTATCTGTTCAGCGAAATTACCCAATGAGCAGTGGGATGGCACTTACTACCACACAAATTTCAGGCTGACCCAAACCTACCAGGAGGATGTTGTTTTTTGTGATCCCACGGGTACCATTATCGACCATTACTGGATGGAACACCCCACCCAGATGAACCATTCGCGCGGGAGGAAAACCGACGGTGGTCCGGAATGGGGGATTATGGTCAACCCAACACCGGGGGCTCCGAACATCAACGTGTACGACGATTACACCCAAAAGCCGTTGATAGATATTCAGGCAGGTTTTTACACTGATGAACAAACGGTTACCATCTCCACCCCTGAACCGAATGTAGTAATCAGATACACCACCAACGGAACCAAACCTGATGCTACATCACCTGTTTACACCGGCCCTCTCACCATTGCAGCAACCACCACAGTGCGAGCGCGCGCCTTTCCTGTTGGTGGCTCCGGCGGAGGTGCAACCGTATTTTGCGACCAAAACCAGGGTGCGGGCAATCAGGGCTTTCCCTCCAACCCCGGCTGCGAAAGCACCGTTTGCGGTGCCGATCCTTTCTGCTGCAACAATCAATGGGACGGGATTTGCGGAACTGCAGCCATTACCACTCCTGCCTGTTTGCTCTGCTTGTCGCCTGCCAACGCCGTGTATTGCGATGAAGCCCAGGGAAACGCTGGTTTCCCCATGCATCCGGCCTGTCAGACCGCTATTTGCGGGGCCGACCCGTTTTGCTGCAACAACCAATGGGACGGTATCTGTGCCAACGATGCGGCAGGCAATCCCGCTTGTGTGGAATGCTCCTCCAACTACGACCCCGGGTTTGGAGGCGGTGGTGGCGTCGCAAATCTCTTTCCGGGGTTCACGGAAACCAACACCTATTTTATTGACGAAGCCTTCACTTTTCGCACAGTAAGCCTTTCAGGTCAGCTCGGGCAATGGAACGCCGGTGGCGGTGGCGGTTGGATGAATGTAAACGGAAATTGGCACAACCACTATGACGTTTGCCTGGAGTACTTCGACGAAAACGGCACATTTATCACGGAACAGGAAGGAACATTACGCAGACATGGAAATGACTCATGGGCCTATGCACAGCGTGGTTTACGCTTCCACTCCCGCGATCAGCAAGGCTTTAGTAATTCCATCTACCACCCCCTGTTTTCCATGAAAGACAGGCCCAATTACGACGTGATTATTATGCGTGCAGGAGGGTCTGACAATTACCCGGCGTTTCCAGGGCTACCCACCGTCCACTTTAGAGATGGATTTGGTCAAACAGCGGCACAGTTAGCAGGAACCGAACTGGATGCACGAACTTTCGAACACCAGATAACCTTCCTGAATGGCCAATACTGGGGTGTGTATGAGCTCCGTGAACGCGTGGACAAAGACTACACCGAATACTACTATGGCCAGGAAGAACGGTTTGTGGACCTCATGAAATTCTGGGGCGGTCTGGAAGAACAATACGGCTCCAGCGCAGCGTGGTTTGTACTCCACAACTTTATCACAACCAACGACATGTCTGTTCAAATCAACTACGATTACGTTACGACACAACTCAACCCAGAGTCTTTCATTGACAACTTTATTGTAAACACCTACTTCGTTAACACCGACTGGCTCAACTGGAATGTGATGTGGTGGCGAGGAACGCAGGGAGCAGGAGAGCGCTGGCGTTATGCGCTTTGGGACATTGACAACATTTTCAATCTCGGTCAGAACTACACGGGTTGGTCGGGTACTGGACCGTATGTCAATACAGTGTGCGAGGCTCAGAACATGTTCCTTAACTGGAGTGCGGCGAACGGACATACTGCCATGTACGCGGCCATGCTCGACAACGAAGGCTTCTTTACCCAGTACCTCAATCGCTACGCAGATTTGCTCAATACAGGCCTGCATTGCGATACATTGGTAGCCTTGCTGGATGATTTTGAAGCAAACATGTTGCCCGAAATGCCCCGCCAGATTCAACGTTGGGGAGGAAACATCACTCAATGGCAGAACCGAATACAAGACATCCGTGATTTTATCTGCCTGCGTTGGGAAATTGTGATGCAACAGATTATTGACTGCTTTGAGGACGATTACGATATCTCAGGCCCCTACGATGTTACCGTGGTCATTATCGGTCCGGGAAATGTGCAACTCAACACGGTGACCATTACGATGGGTCCCTGGACAGGCACCTATTTTGGCGGGTTGGATATGGGACTTACTGCCGTGCCTTTGCCCGATTCCGAATTTATACAGTGGGAAATCAATAACAACTTTGTGGGGCAAAACCTGCTCGATCACAACCTCCTCCTCACCCTCAATAGCAATGATACCATTTTTGCTTTTTTTGAGTGGATTGACAATCCCCTCCCCGTTGAATGGCTTTCTTTTGACGGAAAAATCATTGACCAACACGGCGAGCTTTTCTGGTCAACTGCAACCGAAGTAAACAACAGCCATTTTGAAGTGCAACGCTCTGAAGATGCCCGCAATTTCAGCACAATTGGAACAGTGAACGCCGCGGGAAACAGTGTCAATATATCGAGCTACCAATTCACCGACCGCGATGAACTGCAAGGCGTTCACTATTACAAAATCAAGCAGGTGGATTTTGACGGCTCTTACGATTTCTCCAACACCATTGCGCTCAACTATGGGTTGAATGAAGGCTCGCTGTTGGTGGCTCCCAATCCGAACAAAGGAGTTTTTCAATTGGTAAATCGCAGCGACCAGGTGCTGGAGCTCATCCTACTTACTCCACTTGGTCAGGATTTACGCACCCTCACGCTGCAGCCATACGAAAATCAGCAGGTAAACATTGAAAACGCCAGCAGCGGAATCTACATGCTACGCTATTACCAAAACGGTAAAATCCATCACCAGAAAGTAGCTGTTAACTAA
- a CDS encoding response regulator, which produces MVSMGKAPFSYNLNLLLRFWVVLFVWFVPTTSSAQSTEYVITEPLDRTINISSYLQVWYDATGNHSIKDVLHNPDIQFTSIEDFGSIAFPAVTWQKIRVTNEGPYDIPAAFTFCHLADSIALYVTGNNELKHFSETGAALKPVEKQIPSVNNSLHIHLPAQSSQTFYVRQVHVKEVTNSHLAELYVKDTPMMIAELMFKYTGQAFYAGLMLMFALLSFFGWLLIRDRSFVYFSLVHLAFTFYFLAVKNVFGVLVFNVPADSVFSMQSVSISLLITSLFVFISHYMKLRQHMPRFYHLLLIVTIFTVTNRYFHHFFTQEELLSVRIHNGLIMLWLVIIITAIALLARRRIPTAVNLLVSLSILVLTAVVYLLALSQVIPQNFITMHSIQIGSVLFSLLVFYRLFEAVRTLENEKQRAETINDVKTKFFTNLSHEFRTPLTLILSPLEQLNESADNDDQKNLIQLAKRNANRLLNMINQLLDIARIEGDEVKLSVQEINVTPYLKGVLMSFESLAELKEIELRFSSDNEHIPLWFDTEKMEVILYNLLSNGLKFTSAGGTVSVEVVEQKESVQIHVKDTGEGIPADRLPFVFDRFFRIENTGADGSGIGLCLAKELTELHQGKLTVESALGKGSIFTLEFKKGSAHLQTTDLADIAPGEGKRKISTKADLSLVKDDVAEMESDTAVYEANAPGTRPAILLVEDNMDVRAFIRSQLIDRFQVLEAVNGQAGFEMAVEHVPELIISDVMMPGMNGIELCKLLKQDVRTSHIPVILLTAKAEQEHRMEGLEAGADEYLHKPFRAKELNLRIHKLIELRIELRNRLMESPTLSFKSLNGNPVENEFIEQISTCINDHLADPQFGVSVLANSVKLSVPQLNRKLKSITGLTANKYVQHVRLKKALVMLENEDFNVSEVAHQCGFSSTAYFVKSFREHYGKTPGSMLRQE; this is translated from the coding sequence ATGGTTTCAATGGGTAAAGCGCCATTCAGTTACAACCTGAATTTACTCCTCCGGTTTTGGGTGGTGCTGTTTGTGTGGTTTGTACCAACAACTTCATCAGCTCAATCCACTGAATATGTTATTACAGAACCGCTTGACCGCACGATTAATATCAGTAGCTACCTTCAGGTGTGGTACGACGCAACGGGAAACCACAGCATTAAAGATGTTCTCCATAATCCGGATATTCAATTCACTTCTATTGAGGATTTCGGCTCCATAGCCTTTCCCGCGGTGACCTGGCAAAAGATTCGTGTGACCAATGAAGGGCCTTACGACATTCCGGCCGCATTTACCTTTTGTCACCTGGCCGATTCCATTGCGCTTTACGTCACCGGAAACAATGAGCTTAAACACTTTTCGGAAACAGGAGCAGCCTTAAAGCCAGTGGAGAAGCAGATTCCATCGGTTAATAACAGTCTGCATATTCATCTTCCTGCGCAATCGTCACAAACTTTCTATGTGCGACAAGTACATGTTAAAGAGGTGACAAACAGTCATCTGGCGGAATTATACGTCAAGGATACGCCGATGATGATTGCCGAACTGATGTTTAAGTACACCGGGCAAGCTTTTTACGCCGGACTGATGCTGATGTTTGCCCTGCTCAGTTTTTTCGGCTGGTTGTTGATTCGCGATCGGTCGTTCGTCTATTTCAGCCTGGTGCACCTTGCATTTACATTTTATTTCCTCGCGGTGAAAAACGTATTTGGGGTATTGGTCTTTAATGTCCCGGCAGATTCTGTGTTCAGTATGCAGAGTGTTAGTATTTCGTTGTTGATCACCAGTTTGTTTGTTTTTATTTCGCACTACATGAAGTTGCGGCAGCACATGCCGCGTTTTTACCATCTGTTGCTGATTGTCACCATTTTTACGGTAACCAATAGGTACTTTCATCACTTTTTTACTCAGGAGGAATTACTATCGGTTAGAATTCATAATGGCCTCATAATGTTGTGGCTGGTGATTATAATAACCGCAATTGCGTTGCTCGCGCGACGACGGATTCCCACAGCCGTCAATTTGCTGGTATCGCTGTCAATATTGGTCTTAACTGCTGTGGTCTATCTGCTGGCGCTATCCCAGGTTATTCCGCAGAATTTCATCACCATGCACAGCATTCAGATCGGTTCAGTCCTCTTCTCTTTGCTGGTTTTTTACCGATTGTTCGAGGCGGTGAGAACTCTGGAAAATGAAAAACAACGGGCGGAGACGATTAACGACGTCAAAACAAAATTCTTCACCAATCTTTCGCACGAGTTTCGCACCCCGCTGACACTGATTTTATCTCCGCTGGAACAATTGAACGAAAGCGCTGATAACGATGACCAAAAGAATCTCATTCAATTGGCGAAACGCAATGCCAATCGTCTGTTGAATATGATTAATCAATTGCTGGATATTGCGCGGATCGAAGGGGATGAGGTGAAGCTGAGTGTGCAGGAGATTAATGTCACTCCCTACCTGAAAGGGGTTTTGATGTCGTTTGAATCACTGGCCGAACTGAAAGAGATTGAACTGCGGTTTAGCAGCGACAACGAACACATTCCACTGTGGTTCGATACCGAAAAAATGGAGGTTATTCTGTACAACCTACTATCCAATGGGTTGAAATTTACCTCAGCCGGCGGGACAGTTTCCGTGGAAGTGGTTGAGCAGAAAGAATCAGTACAAATTCATGTAAAGGATACCGGCGAGGGCATTCCGGCAGATCGCTTGCCCTTCGTTTTTGATCGCTTCTTCAGAATTGAGAACACGGGCGCCGACGGCAGCGGCATTGGATTGTGCCTTGCCAAAGAACTGACTGAACTTCATCAGGGCAAATTGACTGTAGAAAGTGCACTTGGAAAAGGTTCGATATTTACGCTGGAATTTAAGAAGGGTAGCGCCCATTTGCAAACTACGGATCTGGCTGATATTGCCCCCGGAGAAGGCAAAAGGAAGATCAGCACCAAAGCAGATTTGTCGCTGGTAAAAGACGACGTGGCCGAAATGGAGAGCGATACGGCAGTATATGAGGCCAATGCTCCGGGCACCCGACCCGCTATTCTGCTGGTTGAAGACAATATGGATGTGCGCGCGTTCATCCGGTCGCAGCTTATTGACCGGTTTCAGGTGCTTGAGGCTGTAAACGGACAGGCGGGATTTGAAATGGCGGTAGAGCACGTGCCGGAGTTGATTATTTCTGACGTAATGATGCCCGGGATGAATGGAATTGAGTTGTGTAAATTGCTCAAACAGGATGTGCGCACCAGCCATATTCCGGTAATATTGCTTACCGCCAAGGCAGAGCAGGAGCACCGCATGGAAGGACTGGAAGCCGGTGCCGACGAGTATCTCCACAAACCATTTCGCGCCAAAGAGCTGAATCTACGTATTCATAAACTCATTGAATTGCGGATTGAATTGCGCAACCGGCTCATGGAATCTCCCACGCTGTCATTCAAGTCCTTGAATGGAAATCCGGTCGAAAACGAATTTATTGAGCAAATCAGTACCTGCATTAACGACCACCTGGCCGACCCGCAATTCGGCGTATCTGTTCTGGCCAATTCGGTGAAGCTCAGTGTTCCGCAACTGAATCGAAAATTGAAATCAATCACCGGACTTACCGCCAACAAATACGTGCAGCATGTCCGATTGAAAAAAGCGCTGGTGATGCTCGAGAATGAGGATTTCAATGTATCCGAAGTGGCGCATCAATGCGGATTCAGCAGTACGGCCTACTTCGTGAAAAGCTTCCGCGAGCACTACGGTAAAACACCGGGGTCGATGTTGCGGCAGGAATGA
- a CDS encoding pseudouridine synthase: MNNSFLYYKFYKPFGYLSQFTDEDGNPGLGRILNLPGDVYPVGRLDKDSEGLLLLTNDNALKSKLLNPDEGHSRTYWVQVEGEITKEAIEQLNQPMLLRLKGKEYRTRKAKATIVSAPSLPDRDPPIRFRKIVPTSWMEITLTEGKNRQVRRMTAKTGFPTLRLIRGAFGDIRLNSLQPGEIVPLSNNDFHLLKT; the protein is encoded by the coding sequence ATGAACAACAGCTTTTTGTACTATAAGTTCTACAAACCTTTCGGCTATCTGTCTCAATTTACAGATGAAGACGGGAACCCCGGTCTGGGTCGCATCCTTAATCTTCCCGGGGATGTGTACCCGGTTGGTCGCCTCGACAAAGACAGCGAGGGCTTGCTGCTTCTTACGAATGACAATGCTCTCAAAAGCAAACTGCTCAATCCCGACGAGGGCCATTCCAGAACGTATTGGGTTCAGGTAGAAGGAGAAATAACAAAGGAAGCGATCGAGCAACTCAACCAGCCTATGCTACTGCGGCTGAAGGGCAAGGAATACCGAACCCGAAAAGCAAAAGCAACCATTGTGTCAGCACCCAGCCTGCCAGATCGCGATCCTCCCATCCGATTCAGAAAAATCGTACCTACCAGTTGGATGGAAATAACCCTCACCGAAGGTAAGAACAGACAAGTGCGGCGAATGACCGCAAAAACTGGTTTTCCTACCCTCCGTCTAATTCGCGGTGCGTTTGGAGACATTCGGCTGAACTCGCTTCAACCCGGAGAGATTGTTCCGCTATCAAACAATGACTTTCACCTGTTAAAAACTTAA
- a CDS encoding T9SS C-terminal target domain-containing protein, producing MKKLLLFSISLAFATAGVAQFTHDDFPREATFTDNFILSSTGFDLPSHGEGQLWDFSGALTDSEVSREYMDATGNPDFPGALTYRERDLIFQGFLIGSFEYEAVDETSYRAIGRSITDVVYPITSITGGPNDELRFVGGNYLYPGNYDFLSFPFEYGDSWVMEYEFPMDFELTVAGFGLNATPGQQVRYFTQTRDVVGAGSFIIADEFGDPSFPIPGYLVRAVRTAVDSVFLAGDPAPAPLMGAFGLTQGSTAVDSFYVAYVPGFGSPLLSMYIEGNSPGVLDYRSAAAELGQDPTSVYQYEQEKFEIYPNPAVAGQMINIRANTSQPVAEVQLFNVSGQKVHHVAVNQQIASSGTFMLPSYLTAGMYFVNLVNSAGEIISQNKVIVQ from the coding sequence ATGAAAAAATTGCTACTCTTTTCCATTTCCCTCGCCTTTGCAACTGCAGGTGTGGCTCAGTTTACACATGATGACTTTCCACGGGAAGCCACTTTTACGGACAATTTTATTCTCAGCAGCACCGGCTTTGACCTTCCTTCACACGGTGAGGGGCAACTTTGGGATTTCTCCGGTGCGCTAACCGATAGCGAAGTTTCACGGGAATACATGGACGCTACTGGTAATCCTGATTTTCCGGGTGCATTGACCTACCGTGAACGTGACCTGATCTTTCAGGGCTTCCTTATTGGGAGTTTCGAATACGAGGCGGTTGATGAAACCAGCTACAGAGCAATCGGCCGGTCGATTACGGACGTGGTTTATCCCATTACTTCGATTACCGGAGGACCCAACGACGAATTGCGCTTTGTGGGCGGCAACTACCTCTACCCGGGCAATTACGACTTCTTGTCATTTCCTTTTGAATACGGGGATTCGTGGGTGATGGAGTATGAGTTTCCAATGGACTTTGAGTTGACTGTAGCTGGTTTCGGTCTCAATGCAACCCCGGGTCAGCAGGTACGTTACTTCACCCAAACCCGCGATGTGGTTGGCGCGGGTTCATTTATTATTGCCGATGAGTTCGGTGATCCATCATTTCCCATCCCCGGTTATCTTGTACGTGCGGTGAGAACGGCAGTGGACAGTGTATTCCTCGCCGGAGATCCTGCTCCTGCGCCACTGATGGGGGCTTTCGGTCTCACGCAAGGGTCAACGGCAGTTGATAGTTTTTACGTGGCTTATGTTCCCGGATTCGGTTCGCCGCTTCTGAGCATGTATATTGAGGGTAATTCGCCGGGCGTTTTGGATTATCGTTCAGCAGCAGCGGAATTGGGCCAGGATCCAACATCTGTGTACCAATACGAACAGGAGAAATTCGAAATCTATCCCAATCCGGCCGTTGCGGGCCAAATGATTAATATTCGTGCCAATACCAGCCAACCTGTAGCAGAGGTGCAACTTTTCAATGTTTCGGGGCAGAAAGTGCATCACGTTGCGGTTAATCAACAAATAGCTTCAAGCGGAACGTTTATGCTTCCCAGCTATTTAACTGCGGGTATGTATTTCGTAAATTTGGTTAATTCGGCAGGTGAAATCATTTCACAGAACAAGGTGATTGTTCAATAG
- a CDS encoding T9SS C-terminal target domain-containing protein: MDSERWFDVYPNPASDFVLIDFGSHQQPSDVVVYNKIGQIVWQQSTQSSNLLRINTSDWTRGMYLINCLTNKGWQCSKFLKLLHPIENLSVPIQRFGRF, encoded by the coding sequence ATGGATTCAGAGCGCTGGTTTGATGTGTATCCCAATCCCGCTTCGGATTTTGTTTTGATAGACTTTGGATCTCATCAACAACCTTCGGATGTGGTTGTCTACAACAAGATTGGACAGATTGTCTGGCAACAATCAACTCAGTCTTCAAACCTGCTCCGCATCAATACTTCGGACTGGACTCGCGGAATGTACCTCATCAACTGCTTAACGAACAAGGGGTGGCAATGCAGTAAATTCTTGAAGTTGTTACACCCAATCGAAAATCTTTCTGTCCCGATTCAGCGCTTTGGGAGGTTTTGA